One part of the Haloprofundus halobius genome encodes these proteins:
- the rdfA gene encoding rod-determining factor RdfA has translation MENETGGADHWADRQRSPRRSKVGRVIETYELDGFGEKLEAQWTAEGDERSSLRELATEFNQRLLEVALEAAGVSLLEGEVENYYRLLTDDDVTSGTRVQAERTLERHGVDVETLTADFVSHQAIHTYLVKYRGVSRDDSTDENRVEKVEVSIRRLRSRTQTVTTNSLQSLVDAGEIEVGDLDVLVDVNVHCGSCGQTLTVDQLLADGGCECRADEP, from the coding sequence ATGGAGAACGAAACGGGCGGGGCCGACCACTGGGCGGATCGGCAGCGCTCACCTCGTCGGTCCAAGGTGGGACGGGTGATAGAGACGTACGAACTCGACGGGTTCGGCGAGAAACTCGAAGCACAGTGGACTGCCGAGGGCGACGAGCGTTCGAGTTTGCGCGAACTCGCGACCGAGTTCAACCAGCGACTGCTCGAAGTCGCGTTGGAAGCGGCCGGGGTGTCACTCCTCGAAGGGGAAGTCGAGAACTACTATCGACTGTTGACCGACGACGACGTCACAAGCGGGACGAGAGTCCAGGCGGAGCGAACGCTCGAACGTCACGGTGTCGACGTCGAGACGCTCACCGCCGACTTCGTCTCACATCAGGCGATACACACCTACTTAGTGAAGTACCGGGGGGTCTCGCGTGACGACTCGACCGACGAGAACCGCGTTGAGAAGGTCGAGGTGAGCATCCGTCGCCTCCGGAGTCGGACACAGACCGTGACGACGAACTCGCTCCAGTCGCTCGTCGACGCCGGCGAGATCGAAGTCGGCGACCTCGACGTCTTGGTCGACGTGAACGTCCACTGCGGGTCGTGCGGACAGACGCTCACCGTCGACCAACTGCTCGCAGACGGCGGCTGTGAGTGTCGGGCCGACGAGCCCTGA
- a CDS encoding HalOD1 output domain-containing protein — MDCGKQQFRRSEERALVVDVVEAVESVSGSRRSELPSLYETIDMEAVENAVQSGTEVVVEFEYSGHTVTVVDNSRLIVEPPERGE, encoded by the coding sequence ATGGACTGCGGGAAACAACAGTTCAGACGCTCGGAGGAGAGAGCGCTCGTCGTGGATGTCGTCGAGGCAGTCGAGAGCGTCTCGGGGTCCCGGCGGTCCGAACTCCCATCGCTCTACGAAACCATCGACATGGAGGCTGTGGAAAACGCCGTCCAAAGCGGGACCGAAGTGGTCGTCGAGTTCGAATATAGCGGTCACACCGTCACCGTGGTCGACAACTCTCGACTCATCGTCGAACCGCCGGAGAGGGGTGAGTAA
- a CDS encoding creatininase family protein, protein MTFGFEAGGDDGDCHTDAGVAFAAHTAPEIRALGGRDGSVLVLPVGSVEQHGDHLPVATDSILASTVAAAGAAAVADDVPVLVAPTLWTGYSPHHRSFGGTLTAEFDTLFDLLGTVADAALDNGFDALLLLNGHGGNRALVDAAVTVVGRAHPDVEALGLTYFDLAAPFADEVRESDTGGMAHGGEFETSMLLYLRPELVRDDAPAAYWDEPYDLAGSDLLEGGPLSVYRPFEAYSDSGAIGDPSLASAEKGERFFDGIRAELAALLLDVHERNVD, encoded by the coding sequence ATGACGTTCGGGTTCGAGGCGGGCGGCGACGACGGCGACTGCCACACCGACGCCGGGGTCGCGTTCGCGGCACACACCGCCCCGGAGATTCGCGCTCTCGGGGGGAGGGACGGATCGGTGCTCGTCCTCCCCGTCGGGAGCGTCGAACAACACGGCGACCACCTGCCGGTCGCGACGGACTCGATTCTCGCGTCGACGGTCGCCGCCGCGGGTGCGGCGGCGGTGGCCGACGACGTCCCGGTGCTAGTCGCACCGACGCTCTGGACGGGGTACTCGCCGCACCACCGCTCGTTCGGCGGGACGCTCACCGCCGAGTTCGACACGCTTTTCGACCTGCTGGGGACCGTCGCCGACGCCGCGCTGGACAACGGGTTCGACGCGTTGTTGTTGCTCAACGGTCACGGGGGCAATCGAGCGCTCGTCGACGCCGCGGTCACCGTCGTCGGACGCGCCCACCCAGACGTCGAGGCGCTCGGACTGACGTACTTCGACCTCGCCGCGCCGTTCGCCGACGAGGTGCGTGAGAGCGATACTGGCGGGATGGCTCACGGCGGCGAGTTCGAGACGTCGATGCTGCTGTACCTCCGACCCGAACTCGTCCGCGACGACGCGCCCGCGGCGTACTGGGACGAACCGTACGACCTCGCCGGAAGTGACCTGCTCGAAGGGGGGCCGCTGTCGGTGTACCGACCGTTCGAGGCGTACTCCGACAGCGGCGCTATCGGCGACCCCTCGCTGGCCAGCGCCGAGAAAGGCGAACGGTTCTTCGACGGCATCCGGGCAGAACTGGCGGCGCTTCTCCTTGACGTTCACGAGCGAAACGTCGACTGA
- a CDS encoding MFS transporter, producing MDDRTYFKSFYFLYFAAWSGFVVFRNAYFEDIGLTGVEMGTVGFLLRTAGILALPAWGLLSDRFGAQKRILLVSVVGAGVMGLSYPRVAAVFPLVAAVTVGFAAFRAPIRPVANALLLSAGLSYGNVRAYGSIAFGIAAVAAGVASARLGSVVVFYVFGVGMAVLAVILLRIPVENRPPTESVGLRAASLVRDRNFAALVVAAFLMGTMFPAGSAYLSVYVRSLGGSDALTGLSVAAKTLGEAAVFLAAAHFTASYRRLLIAGAGFHVVTFAAYASAPAPALVVALQLLLGVGYAAFMLAAVNLAHELAPASIGSTAQTFLTGFGFAAGSGVGELASGRLLDLVGVQSMYAYVAAVGLVVVLVSGFLDGSIGTVGLLPEDR from the coding sequence ATGGACGACCGGACCTACTTCAAGTCGTTTTACTTCCTCTACTTCGCGGCGTGGAGCGGATTCGTCGTGTTCCGAAACGCGTACTTCGAGGATATCGGGCTGACCGGCGTCGAGATGGGGACGGTCGGTTTCCTCCTCCGGACGGCCGGCATCCTCGCGCTGCCCGCGTGGGGGCTTTTGAGCGATCGCTTCGGCGCTCAGAAGCGCATTCTACTCGTGAGCGTCGTCGGCGCGGGCGTGATGGGATTGTCGTATCCGCGGGTCGCGGCGGTGTTCCCGCTCGTCGCGGCCGTTACGGTCGGATTCGCGGCGTTTCGCGCACCGATTCGACCGGTGGCGAACGCGCTGTTGCTCTCGGCGGGGTTGTCGTACGGGAACGTCCGCGCGTACGGGAGCATCGCCTTCGGTATCGCTGCGGTGGCTGCCGGCGTCGCCAGCGCGCGTCTCGGCTCCGTCGTCGTCTTCTACGTATTCGGCGTCGGTATGGCGGTGCTCGCCGTCATCCTCCTCCGGATTCCCGTCGAGAATCGGCCGCCGACCGAGAGCGTCGGTCTCCGCGCGGCGTCGCTCGTCAGAGACCGCAACTTCGCCGCCCTGGTCGTCGCGGCGTTTCTGATGGGAACGATGTTCCCCGCCGGGAGCGCGTACCTGTCCGTCTACGTTCGGAGTCTCGGCGGGAGCGACGCGCTTACTGGTCTCTCCGTCGCCGCGAAGACGCTCGGCGAAGCAGCCGTTTTCCTCGCCGCGGCGCATTTCACCGCGTCGTACCGTCGACTCCTGATTGCGGGTGCGGGTTTTCACGTCGTCACGTTCGCGGCGTATGCGTCGGCGCCCGCCCCCGCTCTCGTCGTCGCCCTCCAACTACTCCTCGGCGTCGGCTACGCGGCGTTCATGCTCGCGGCCGTGAACCTCGCTCACGAACTCGCGCCCGCCTCCATCGGGTCGACCGCACAGACGTTCCTCACCGGGTTCGGTTTCGCCGCCGGTTCCGGCGTCGGCGAGCTCGCGTCCGGACGCCTTCTCGATCTGGTCGGCGTCCAGTCGATGTACGCGTACGTCGCCGCGGTCGGACTCGTCGTCGTCCTCGTGAGCGGATTTTTGGACGGGTCGATCGGTACCGTCGGACTGCTCCCCGAGGACAGGTGA
- a CDS encoding LLM class oxidoreductase yields the protein MTDDHRNAGYERLFGTEALSFGVGFPLTDARESCPSVSEEMALAAHAERVGFDALWARDVPLYWPRFGDAGQTFDTWPWLSHVAAHTTDIALGTASVVLPLRHPLHVAKSAASVDRLSGGRLVMGVATGDRDPEFPAFDVDAEDRGELFRESVDVLRTLWREEFPEVDADWGTLDGSLDVVPKPTTGTLPLLPTGHARQSVEWIADNGDGWFFYHLPTKTLESYLDDWRTAAGEKPYAMAVRTELTDDPRADPEPLHLGYRAGSEWFADYFRELDEMGVDHVLVSTPGEDPETELTRFAEEVVERVR from the coding sequence GTGACCGACGACCACAGAAACGCGGGCTACGAACGACTGTTCGGCACCGAGGCGCTCTCGTTCGGTGTCGGATTTCCGCTCACCGACGCGCGGGAGTCGTGCCCGTCCGTCTCCGAGGAGATGGCGCTCGCGGCACACGCCGAGCGCGTCGGGTTCGACGCGCTGTGGGCGCGCGACGTGCCGCTGTACTGGCCGCGGTTCGGCGACGCCGGCCAGACGTTCGACACGTGGCCGTGGCTGAGTCACGTGGCCGCGCACACGACGGATATCGCGCTCGGAACCGCCAGCGTCGTTCTTCCGCTCCGGCATCCGCTCCACGTCGCAAAGAGCGCCGCCTCCGTCGACAGACTCTCTGGGGGCCGCCTCGTGATGGGTGTCGCGACCGGTGACCGGGACCCGGAGTTTCCCGCCTTTGACGTCGACGCCGAGGACCGCGGTGAACTGTTCCGCGAGAGCGTCGACGTGCTCCGGACCCTCTGGCGCGAGGAGTTCCCCGAGGTCGACGCCGACTGGGGGACGCTCGACGGCTCGCTCGACGTCGTCCCGAAACCGACGACCGGGACGCTTCCGCTGTTGCCGACCGGACACGCCCGGCAGTCCGTCGAGTGGATTGCCGACAACGGCGACGGCTGGTTCTTCTATCACCTCCCGACGAAGACGCTCGAATCCTACCTCGACGACTGGCGGACGGCCGCCGGCGAGAAACCGTACGCGATGGCCGTCCGGACTGAACTCACCGACGATCCCCGCGCCGACCCCGAACCGCTCCATCTCGGCTACCGCGCCGGAAGCGAGTGGTTCGCCGACTACTTCCGGGAACTCGACGAGATGGGCGTCGACCACGTGCTGGTGTCGACGCCGGGCGAAGACCCCGAAACCGAACTGACGCGGTTCGCCGAGGAAGTCGTGGAGCGCGTTCGCTGA
- a CDS encoding ABC transporter substrate-binding protein translates to MDNDSEASGSLTRRNYIRYGGTVVGAGLLAGCAGDDGAEEETPGTTGGSGNDSTETTNTEADPETTDSSGSYSVSMAPVGTVEFDRVPQNVMVYSLLYADMAVAYGHGDSVNALGFDADAGGNTLDAYYERLDGVSFDRSGLEQLNTGSGDVDVDKELVYELNSDLHLVDPCLVMSFDGWERSDVDEIRENVAPWFGNVYSREHGQPPEECRDEYEYYTLWELSERVGAVFGERERFEALQSVHDDLLGRINSDLPPRAERPTVATVIFMEETFYPSKLNAPGFARAHTRPLEATDAFADEDVTYETTYDYETMLEIDPDVILHTFGIASYYDVAHIRRTLEDHPVASDLTAVRNDRVYASGNPVQGPLMNLFQLEMTAKQLYPEQFGEWPEYENGDPYPEIPEEERLFDRQRVADIVVGEF, encoded by the coding sequence ATGGACAACGATTCAGAGGCAAGCGGGTCGCTGACGCGCCGCAACTACATCAGGTACGGCGGCACAGTCGTCGGTGCCGGGCTGCTCGCAGGTTGTGCCGGCGACGACGGAGCCGAGGAAGAGACACCGGGAACGACGGGCGGGTCTGGAAACGACAGTACAGAAACGACGAATACGGAAGCCGACCCGGAGACGACGGATTCGAGCGGGTCGTATTCAGTCTCGATGGCACCAGTCGGGACGGTCGAATTCGATAGGGTACCCCAGAACGTGATGGTGTACAGTTTACTGTACGCGGATATGGCCGTCGCGTACGGCCACGGCGACTCGGTGAACGCGCTCGGCTTCGACGCGGACGCCGGCGGCAACACGCTGGACGCGTACTACGAACGCCTCGACGGTGTCTCCTTCGACCGGAGCGGCCTGGAGCAACTCAACACCGGCTCCGGCGACGTCGACGTCGACAAGGAACTGGTCTACGAGTTGAACTCCGACCTCCACCTCGTCGACCCGTGCCTCGTCATGTCGTTCGACGGCTGGGAGCGGTCCGACGTCGACGAGATTCGCGAGAACGTCGCGCCGTGGTTCGGCAACGTGTACAGTCGGGAACACGGTCAACCGCCCGAGGAGTGTCGAGACGAGTACGAGTACTACACGCTCTGGGAACTCTCCGAGAGAGTCGGCGCCGTCTTCGGAGAACGAGAGCGGTTCGAGGCGCTGCAGTCGGTCCACGACGACCTCCTCGGCCGGATCAACTCCGACCTGCCGCCGCGAGCGGAGCGCCCTACCGTCGCGACGGTGATCTTCATGGAGGAGACGTTCTACCCGTCGAAGCTCAACGCGCCGGGGTTCGCGAGGGCGCACACCCGCCCGCTCGAAGCGACCGACGCGTTCGCCGACGAGGACGTGACGTACGAGACGACGTACGACTACGAGACGATGCTCGAAATCGACCCCGACGTCATCCTCCACACGTTCGGCATCGCCTCCTACTACGACGTCGCGCACATCCGACGGACGCTCGAAGACCACCCCGTCGCCAGCGACCTGACGGCGGTCCGGAACGACCGCGTCTACGCCTCGGGTAATCCGGTTCAGGGCCCGCTTATGAATCTCTTCCAGCTGGAGATGACCGCCAAACAGCTCTACCCCGAGCAGTTCGGCGAGTGGCCCGAGTACGAGAACGGCGACCCCTATCCGGAGATTCCGGAGGAGGAGCGGCTCTTCGACCGCCAGCGCGTCGCCGACATCGTCGTCGGCGAGTTCTGA
- a CDS encoding glucose 1-dehydrogenase: MNAVAVERGTDAPKLIAVPDPTPDTGEVLLRTLRVGIDGTDHEVIRGNHGDYPEGDDYQILGHEAVAVVEDANGTELEEGTLVVPTVRRPSGETNGYFERGEPDMAPDGTYVERGIVGAHGYMSEFFTSPPAFLVPVPDEFAEHGFLVEPLSNAEKAFEHAFASRSAFEWDPESALVLGNGPLGLLTLAALETSSLPFERTYCLGRRDRPDPTIDIVEHLGATYVDSRETPVDELPDVHEAVDFVYEATGYAKHAFETVDALAPNGVGALLGIPNDWAFEVDGGRLHRELVLENKALFGSVNSNVRQFETAKERLVGFPDWFTDALVTGVYAPEQAEAAFETGDDVIKTVVEFDTP, from the coding sequence ATGAACGCTGTCGCCGTCGAACGCGGAACCGACGCGCCGAAACTGATAGCAGTCCCCGACCCCACCCCCGACACCGGCGAGGTCCTCCTCCGGACACTCCGAGTCGGTATCGACGGCACCGACCACGAGGTGATACGGGGGAACCACGGCGACTACCCGGAGGGCGACGACTACCAGATTCTCGGCCACGAAGCCGTTGCCGTCGTCGAAGACGCCAACGGGACCGAACTGGAGGAGGGGACGCTCGTCGTTCCCACAGTTCGGCGACCGTCGGGCGAGACGAACGGTTACTTCGAGCGCGGCGAACCCGACATGGCCCCCGATGGGACGTACGTAGAACGGGGTATTGTCGGCGCGCACGGGTACATGTCGGAGTTCTTCACGAGTCCGCCGGCGTTCCTCGTTCCCGTCCCCGACGAGTTCGCCGAACACGGGTTCCTCGTCGAACCGCTCTCGAACGCCGAAAAAGCGTTCGAGCACGCATTCGCCTCCCGGTCGGCGTTCGAGTGGGACCCCGAGAGCGCGCTCGTGCTCGGCAACGGGCCGCTCGGGCTGCTCACGCTCGCCGCCCTGGAGACCTCGTCGCTCCCCTTCGAGCGAACGTACTGTCTGGGTCGTCGAGACCGACCCGACCCGACCATCGACATCGTCGAACACCTCGGCGCGACGTACGTCGACTCCCGCGAAACGCCCGTCGACGAACTGCCCGACGTCCACGAGGCGGTCGACTTCGTCTACGAGGCGACGGGCTACGCGAAGCACGCATTCGAGACTGTCGACGCCTTGGCCCCGAACGGCGTCGGCGCACTTCTCGGCATCCCGAACGACTGGGCGTTCGAGGTCGACGGGGGTCGACTCCACCGCGAACTCGTGTTGGAGAACAAGGCGCTGTTCGGCAGCGTCAACTCGAACGTGAGACAGTTCGAGACGGCGAAAGAACGACTCGTCGGGTTCCCCGACTGGTTCACCGACGCGCTGGTCACCGGCGTCTACGCGCCTGAACAGGCGGAGGCGGCGTTCGAGACGGGCGACGACGTCATCAAGACCGTCGTGGAGTTCGATACGCCGTGA
- a CDS encoding PadR family transcriptional regulator produces MHDLSGFQRDLLYVISGMDRPSGQEAKERLEEYIDGDINHGRLYPNLDTLVTKEYVEKGPIDRRTNYYAITERGENQIRERREWEKAQISVES; encoded by the coding sequence ATGCACGACTTGAGCGGCTTCCAACGTGACCTGTTGTACGTCATCTCAGGTATGGACCGTCCGTCGGGCCAGGAAGCGAAAGAGCGACTCGAAGAGTACATCGACGGCGACATCAACCACGGACGGTTATACCCGAATCTCGACACGCTCGTGACGAAGGAATACGTGGAGAAGGGACCGATAGACCGGCGGACGAACTACTACGCGATAACCGAACGAGGCGAGAACCAGATTCGCGAGCGCCGAGAGTGGGAGAAAGCACAGATCTCGGTCGAAAGCTAG
- a CDS encoding mandelate racemase/muconate lactonizing enzyme family protein, with translation MEITGLQAYAVDVPLVPFEDGGVAPYVTNHNSLERMTRVLVRVDTDEGVSGWGEMRVFLTPEATVSVLEDGIEPFVVGRSPFEVETFRRQVFIEYANADLFFAPVEVACWDIVGKVLDRPVYELLGGWTAPGQTETRHREHQGEYAAERDNRTVEVAYCLGILPPEESAERAVEVRDAGHSVLKTKAGRDWRDDVERVLAMHDAVGGDLLFRLDPNQGWTVDEAVRVGATLADAGVYLQYLEQPIRVDAHRTLASLQARTWQPIAPNEDTYAPHNLRRLIEAGAMDVAVLDLTPAGGLSGLRQQVALVEDAGIPATHHCAFDLGIRTAAILHAAYGLPGLTLPPDSVYGGWETDVVREPFEITDGALTVPQSPGLGVDVDERVVEEYRIE, from the coding sequence ATGGAGATAACCGGACTGCAAGCGTACGCCGTAGACGTGCCGCTCGTCCCCTTCGAGGACGGCGGTGTCGCGCCGTACGTGACGAACCACAACTCCCTGGAGCGCATGACCCGCGTGCTCGTCCGCGTCGACACCGACGAGGGTGTCTCCGGGTGGGGCGAGATGCGCGTCTTCCTCACGCCGGAGGCGACCGTCTCGGTGCTCGAAGACGGCATCGAACCGTTCGTCGTCGGTCGCTCGCCGTTCGAGGTCGAGACGTTCCGTCGGCAGGTGTTCATCGAGTACGCCAACGCCGACCTCTTCTTCGCGCCCGTAGAAGTCGCCTGCTGGGACATCGTCGGGAAGGTGCTCGACAGGCCGGTGTACGAGCTACTCGGTGGGTGGACCGCGCCCGGGCAGACCGAGACGCGCCACCGCGAACACCAGGGCGAGTACGCCGCCGAGCGTGACAACCGAACGGTCGAGGTGGCATACTGCCTCGGCATCCTCCCACCCGAGGAGTCCGCCGAACGCGCCGTCGAGGTTCGGGACGCGGGCCACTCGGTACTGAAGACGAAGGCCGGTCGCGACTGGCGCGACGACGTCGAGCGCGTGCTGGCGATGCACGACGCAGTCGGTGGCGACCTCCTGTTTCGCCTCGACCCGAACCAGGGATGGACCGTCGACGAGGCCGTTCGGGTCGGGGCGACACTCGCAGACGCCGGTGTCTACCTCCAGTATCTCGAACAGCCGATTCGCGTCGACGCCCACCGGACGCTCGCGTCGTTGCAGGCGCGCACGTGGCAACCGATTGCGCCGAACGAGGACACCTACGCTCCCCACAACCTCCGCCGTCTGATCGAGGCCGGCGCGATGGACGTCGCCGTTCTCGATCTGACGCCCGCCGGCGGCCTCTCCGGACTCCGACAGCAGGTCGCCCTCGTCGAGGACGCCGGAATCCCGGCGACGCACCACTGTGCGTTCGACCTGGGCATCCGGACCGCGGCGATTCTCCACGCCGCGTACGGGCTACCGGGGCTGACGCTCCCGCCGGATTCGGTGTACGGCGGCTGGGAGACCGACGTGGTTCGAGAGCCGTTCGAGATAACCGACGGCGCGCTGACCGTGCCACAGTCACCCGGACTGGGCGTCGACGTCGACGAACGCGTCGTCGAGGAGTACCGCATCGAATGA